Proteins co-encoded in one Gossypium arboreum isolate Shixiya-1 chromosome 11, ASM2569848v2, whole genome shotgun sequence genomic window:
- the LOC108473867 gene encoding ubiquitin-conjugating enzyme E2 2, whose translation MSTPARKRLMRDFKRLQQDPPAGISGAPQDNNIMLWNAVIFGPDDTPWDGGTFKLTLQFTEDYPNKPPTVRFVSRMFHPNIYADGSICLDILQNQWSPIYDVAAILTSIQSLLCDPNPNSPANSEAARMFSENKREYNRRVREIVEQSWTAD comes from the exons ATGTCAACCCCAGCAAGGAAGAGGCTGATGAGAGACTTCAAGAGGTTACAGCAGGATCCACCTGCTGGTATTAGTGGGGCTCCTCAAGATAATAATATCATGCTTTGGAACGCTGTTATTTTTGG gCCTGACGATACTCCTTGGGATGGAG GCACGTTCAAGTTGACTTTGCAGTTTACAGAGGATTATCCAAATAAGCCTCCAACTGTCCGTTTCGTCTCACGAATGTTTCATCCGAATA TCTATGCAGATGGGAGCATTTGTCTGGATATTTTACAAAACCAGTGGAGTCCTATATATGATGTTGCAGCTATACTCACCTCTATCCAG TCTCTACTTTGTGATCCAAACCCGAACTCTCCAGCTAACTCGGAAGCTGCTCGAATGTTTAGTGAAAATAAGCGGGAGTACAACAGAAGAGTCCGTGAAATTGTGGAGCAGAGCTGGACTGCCGACTAA
- the LOC108471483 gene encoding uncharacterized protein LOC108471483 has translation MRRSELLFDMAPLKAPGSNDFHALFFQSQREQEQARFIEWQNITDNIILAQEAIHSMRSKKKNKKWMVVKIDLEKAYDRVLWEFIDASLKATSIPDLLRNVVMSTISNSTMQILWNGVPS, from the exons ATGAGAAGATCAGAGCTGCTTTTTGATATGGCACCTTTGAAGGCTCCTGGGAGTAATGATTTTCATGCTCTTTTTTTCCAAAGTCAACGGGAACAA GAACAAGCAAGGTTCATAGAGTGGCAGAACATTACTGATAATATCATTTTAGCACAAGAAGCCATCCACTCTATGAGAAGTAAGAAGAAGAATAAGAAATGGATGGTTGTTAAGATTGATTTGGAGAAGGCCTATGACCGTGTTCTATGGGAATTTATTGATGCTTCTCTCAAAGCTACAAGTATCCCTGATCTTTTGAGAAATGTTGTCATGTCTACTATCTCTAATTCTACTATGCAGATACTATGGAATGGTGTACCGTCTTAG
- the LOC108471221 gene encoding uncharacterized protein LOC108471221 — protein sequence MTLVHVFLVLSCTLAILFVSFSTVVGFIIAGIDLGSPALDVNPAPLYGHSSVHGSKDVISCDRIRVSGHSRLMLRSYASSVRVTLAPSVLIPERLHSKIHVCFHRNASLGLCKCEHENWKAVEKGIWLSVMSPYDDRFIDVKFIGDVSGSVTVALEEDFQRWRLVFLALGFVLLLLAPFASKWVPFYYSSSMAIGIILVIIILLFQGMKLLPTGRKNIFYLGIYVPVLGAGSFLLHHFSGLVNSILVNFGLSEEMHNPVAIFVLVVIILLGAALGYWMVRKFVISNDGSVDVGVAQFVKWAMRIVAATFIFQSTLDTRLAVVVLASSSAICSLITSTRRNTHMNQPRSWDEGPWVHRSRPGIINQGRAEFFDRSPRMYPNRTLWNGHTPLTSLTWNKFPARGGISDQNYYSSFHKTRNRKKFTKQEWKDFTRESTRHAIADLAATPEFTDWMIEHADRIKLLPCDSSEESVGSKSNSSDYDEEGSSSRFRLFNL from the exons ATGACCTTGGTCCATGTTTTTTTAGTTCTATCTTGCACCCTTGCCATACTTTTTGTGTCGTTTTCAACTGTAGTAGGTTTTATAATTGCAGGCATTGACTTAGGAAGTCCAGCACTAGATGTTAACCCAGCTCCCCTTTATGGGCACTCATCTGTCCATGGTTCAAAAGATGTTATATCATGTGACCGAATTCGAGTTTCTGGTCACTCAAGATTGATGCTCAGGAGTTATGCCAGTTCCGTTCGAGTTACTTTAGCTCCATCTGTCCTAATACCAGAAAGATTACACAGCAAAATACATGTTTGCTTTCATCG GAATGCTTCACTTGGATTATGCAAGTGTGAGCATGAAAATTGGAAGGCGGTGGAAAAGGGTATATGGCTCTCTGTCATGTCACCTTATGATGATAGATTTATAGATGTGAAGTTTATAGGTGATGTGTCTGGCTCTGTCACGGTTGCTCTTGAAGAAG ATTTTCAGCGATGGCGGCTTGTGTTTCTAGCTTTAGGATTTGTTTTGTTGCTCTTGGCACCATTTGCCAGCAAGTGGGTTCCTTTTTACTACAGTAGTTCAATGGCTATTGGAATTATTCTTGTCATTATAATCCTTCTCTTCCAG GGAATGAAATTGTTGCCAACAGGGAGGAAAAATATCttctatcttggtatatatgTTCCAGTG CTTGGAGCTGGATCTTTTCTTTTACATCATTTCTCTGGGTTGGTAAATTCGATTCTTGTCAATTTTGGGCTTAGTGAAGAGATGCATAACCCA GTTGCTATATTTGTTTTGGTTGTAATTATCCTATTAGGAGCTGCATTGGGGTACTGGATGGTAAGAAAATTCGTGATCTCAAATGATGGAAGCGTTGATGTTGGTGTTGCCCAGTTTGTAAAATGGGCCATGCGTATCGTTGCAGCTACATTTATTTTCCAG AGCACTCTAGATACTCGGCTGGCAGTGGTGGTATTGGCTTCTTCTTCTGCTATCTGTTCTCTCATCACATCAACTAGAAGGAATACTCACAT GAACCAACCACGGTCTTGGGACGAGGGTCCTTGGGTGCACCGGTCAAGGCCGGGAATAATAAACCAAGGCCGTGCTGAATTTTTTGATAGGTCTCCAAGAATGTATCCTAATAGGACATTGTGGAATGGACATACTCCACTGACTTCACTAACATGGAATAAATTTCCTGCAAGAG gcgGCATAAGTGATCAAAATTACTATTCTAGCTTTCACAAGACACGTAACCGAAAGAAATTTACGAAACAAGAATGGAAAGATTTCACTCGCGAGTCTACCCGGCACGCCATTGCAGATTTGGCGGCAACCCCAGAGTTCACTGATTGGATGATTGAACATGCTGACAGGATTAAACTCCTTCCGTGTGATAGTTCAGAAGAATCAGTTGGAAGCAAATCAAATTCGTCCGATTATGATGAAGAAGGAAGCTCCAGCCGATTTAGATTATTTAACTTGTAG